The following nucleotide sequence is from Endozoicomonas sp. GU-1.
CCAGGTAAAAATTTTCATTAACTCCGCCACGTCCAGACCGGTGAGGTTGCTTTAATTCATTTAAAGCAACTTTATCGGAAGCATTTATACGGCTTGCACCTGAGCCTGAAACAGCATCTCCTGGGCATGACTCAATGTGGGTGCAGTCAGCTCAACGCCCCCCAGCATTCGGGCAATTTCGTGTACGCGATGTTCACCATCCAGCTCAAGAATACGGGTGCTGGAAGCCTTACGACTGACTTTCTTACTGACGTGCAGATGCTGATGGGCCTGGGATGCCACCTGAGGCTGATGGGTAACACACAGCACCTGCCCTTTTTTGCCCACTTCTCTTAACATACTGCCCACAATTTCTGCTGTGCCGCCGCCAATACCGACATCCACCTCATCAAACACCAGCGTTGGCGTTGACGCGGTTTGCGCAATAATTACCTGAATGGCCAGACTGATACGGGAAAGCTCTCCACCGGAAGCCACTTTGGCCAGGGCGCGCGGAGGTTGCCCCGGGTTGGTGGTCACCAGAAACTCGATGAATTCAAAACCCTGAGAGGCAACCGTGCGATCAGGAATGTCTGTCAGTTCGACACAGAACTTACCCTTGGGCATACCCAGCAAGGCAATGCGCTCAGACACCTGTTTTTCCAGTTTTCGTGCAGCGGCCCTGCGTCTGGCAGACAGTTTTTCGGCTAACTGATTGTGTTTTTTCTGCAGCTGTTCCAGAGACAGTTCCAGGTCGGCGACCTGTTCATCATGACACTGAACTTTTTCCAGCTCTTCGCTGATCTGCTGTTGTTTTTCCAGCAACGCTTCTGGCTGGATACGGTGTTTGCGGGCCAGATCAAAAATAGCACTGAGCCGGTCTTCGATTTCCCGGGCCCTTTGCGGATCGGCATCAAAGTGATCAATAAAATGATTCAGCTCGCCAACCGCTTCTTCCACCTGAATCTGCGCGGATGACAGCATCTCCAGAGAGTTATTGATGGCGGCATGCTCAACCTGCAGTTCACTGAGGCGGTGCAGGCAGAAAGAGAGCTGCTGCAGCAAATTATCACCATCATCACTGGTACAAACCCGGGTGATCTGATGGCAGGCTGATAAGGTTGCACCGGCCTGGGATTGCTGGCGATGCTCCTGCTCTAACTGCTCAACCTCCCCGGGCTGAAGGTTTAACTGCTCCAACTCATGCAACTGATAACTCAGCAATTGCACCCGCTCTTCCCGGTCCTGCTGATCGGACAATAAAGTGTGCAATTGTGCACTGGTCTGGCGGTAATCTGCGGCCATATCCGCTACTTCCCGGGACAGAGCCAGCGAGCCGGAAAACTCATCCAGCAGCTCAGCGTGATTGCTCTTTTTCAACAATGATTGGTGGGCATGCTGACTGTGAATATCGATTAACAGCTCCCCCAGCCCCTTCAACTCGGCAAGTGTGACCGGGATACCATTGATATAGCCCCGAGAGCGACCTTCACGGGTCACCACCCGGCGCAGAATACATTCGCTCGCCGAGGACTCGGAACCGCCAGCATGCTCACTGTCATAATCTCGCTCCTGCAACCACTCTATTGCGGCAGGTATGCGCTGAAGATCAAAGCAGGCGCGGATATCGGCCCGATCAGCACCGTCGCGCACACAGTCGCTGCCCGCCCGGCCTCCCAGGGCCAGCCCGAGGGCATCCAGCATAATGGATTTACCAGCACCGGTTTCCCCGGTGATGGCGGTCATCCCGGGATTGATGTCCAGGTTAAGGTGGTCAACGATGGCATAGTTGCTGATGGAAATTTGGTTCAGCATGGCAGCTCTCACGATCCCAATTGCATATCGGGTTACTGTTTATTTATACAGTAAACTTAAAACCCGAATTGGTAAAGCAAATTTCCCCTTGAATAAGCTGCCATGAACCCCATATTAGGCTATCACTTAATATTTACTTTTGCCGGGGCCCTACGGAAGCACTACGGCCCATAACACGAAGACACGTTCCAGCCAGCACTTCAGGCTGGATTGACATCCGGAGAAACGTTGGAATGACTGTAGAAAACACCAAAGCAGAAGATCAGGCCGAGCAACCTGAAGCCAACGAAACTGAAATTTCTGCTGACGCTGAAGCAGCCGTTGACCCGATTCTGGAAGAAGCAGCTGATTCAGAAGATCAGGCCGAAGAGCAGGCCAACGACGATAGCGCCAAACGCATTGAAGAGCTCGAAGAGCAGCTTGCCCAGGCTAAAGACCAGGCGCTGCGCGCTCATGCCGAAGCCATGAACACCAAGCGCCGCGCCGAGCAGGACGTCGAAAAAGCGCACAAATTTGCCCTGGAGAAGTTCGTCAACGAACTGATCCCTGTGGTCGAGAGTCTGGAAAAAGGGATTGAAAGCGCAGAACAGGGTGAAGGTCAGCACGAGACCATGCTCGAAGGCATGCGCCTAACCCACAAACAGCTGCTGGATGCCCTGGCAAAATTCAGTGTTGAGCAGGTCAACCCTGAAGGCCAGCCGTTCGACCCGAACTTCCATCAGGCCATCTCCATGGTGCCCAACCCGGATATGGAACCCAACACCGTGATGAATGTCTTCCAAAAAGGCTACACATTGCACGGTCGAGTTATCCGCCCGGCCATGGTGGTGGTTTCCAAAGCGGCTTAACCAAAGAGGGGCTCCGGGAGGCTGATCGAGAATCTTGCAAGAGCCCCTTGAAAAAGCAAAGACCGCTCCCATATAGCAAACCAAGATCGTGGTAATCACCACCTAAACGCTGTTTCACCAGACTCAACATCGGTTGAAAGCATTGGGCAGCGAACAAAGATTTCAAAGTTTTCCGCCCTGATTACGGGCAATGGAGAGACTCAAAATGAGTAAAGGCAGAATTATTGGTATTGACCTGGGTACCACCAACTCCTGTGTGGCTATCCTGGACGGCGATAAATCCAAAGTCATCGAAAACGCCGAAGGCGCACGTACTACGCCTTCCATCATCGCCTACACCGACGACGGCGAGATTCTGGTAGGCCAGCCAGCCAAGCGCCAGGCGGTTACCAACCCAGACAATACCCTGTTTGCCATCAAGCGTCTGATCGGCCGTCGCTTCAAAGACGACGTTGTTCAGAAAGACATCAAGATGGTGCCGTACAAAATTGTCGAAGCAGAAAACGGCGATGCATGGGTTGAAGTTAAGGGCGACAAGAAAGCACCACCACAGATTTCTGCCGAAATCCTGAAGAAGATGAAGAAAACCGCTGAAGACTATCTGGGCGAACCAGTGACTGAAGCGGTTATTACCGTTCCTGCCTACTTCAACGATTCCCAGCGTCAGGCTACCAAAGACGCAGGCCGTATCGCGGGTCTGGAGGTCAAGCGGATCATCAACGAGCCAACCGCTGCGGCGCTGGCTTACGGCATGGACAAGAAAAAGGCGACCAGACCATCGCCGTTTATGACCTGGGTGGCGGTACTTTCGACGTATCCATCATCGAGATCGCTGACGTAGACGGCGAGCACCAGTTTGAAGTACTGGCCACCAACGGTGACACCTTCCTGGGTGGTGAAGACTTCGACCTGCGCCTGATCGAATACCTTGCCGACGAATTCAAGAAAGACCAGGGCATCGACCTGAAAGGCGACCCACTGGCCATGCAGCGTCTGAAAGAAGCCGCTGAGAAAGCCAAGATTGAACTGTCTTCTACTCAGCAGACAGACGTCAACCTGCCGTACATCACTGCCGACGCCACCGGTCCCAAGCACCTGAACGTTAAAGTCAGCCGTGCCAAGCTGGAATCCCTGGTAGAAGACCTGGTTGCCCGTTCTCTGGAGCCATGCCGCATCGCGGTCAAGGACTCTGACCTGGATCTGTCTGACATCGACGAAGTTATCCTGGTGGGTGGTCAGACCCGTATGCCACTGGTTCAGCAGAAAGTGGCCGAGTTCTTTGGTAAAGAGCCGCGCAAGGACGTTAACCCTGACGAAGCGGTAGCCATGGGTGCTTCCATCCAGGCTGCGGTTCTGGCCGGTGACGTTAAAGACGTTCTGCTGCTGGACGTTACTCCGCTGACCCTGGGTATCGAAACCATGGGCGGCGTAATGACGCCACTGATCGAAAAGAACACCACCATCCCAACCAAAAAGTCCCAGGTGTTCTCTACGGCCGACGACAACCAGGGCGCAGTCACCATTCACGTGCTGCAAGGTGAGCGCAAGCAGGCGACTCACAACAAATCCCTGGGCCGTTTCGACCTGGCAGACATTCCGCCCGCACCTCGTGGCATGCCACAAATCGAAGTCAGTTTCGACCTGGATGCCAACGGTATTCTGAATGTTTCTGCAAAAGACAAGGCAACTGGCAAAGAACAGTCTATTGTGATCAAGGCATCTTCCGGTCTGTCGGACGAAGAGATCGATCAAATGGTCAAGGATGCTGAAGCCAACGCAGCAGACGACAAGAAGTTCGAAGAGCTGGCGGCGGCCCGTAACCAGGCTGACAGTCTGGCGCACGCAACCCGCAAGACGCTGGAAGAAGCCGGTGACAAGGCCACTGAAGAAGAGAAGGTGGCCATCACCAAGGCGATCGAAGACGTTGAAGCCGCGGTCAAAGGTGACGATAAGGAAGAGATCGAAGCCAAGACCAAGGCGCTGTCTGAAGCCTCTGCCGGTCTGGCCCAGAAGATGTACGCTGAAGCTCAGCAGCAGGGCGAAGCCCAGGCTGATGCCGGTGCTGGCCAAAAGGCGGATGCAGCTGACGACGCCGTTGACGCTGAGTTTGAAGAAGTAAAGGATGACAAGAAGTAAGACCAACTCGATCATCAATGACTGATGATAAGGTCACAACGCGGGATTCATTCCCGCGTTGTCGTATATATCAAAATGATGGCTTTGTCAGACTTGACCATGAATCCAGTTAGCTCTGTGTTTTCATGCTCGACTGGTGAATGCAGGTAGCTCAGGGTTTTTCTGATGTCAAAACGCGACTACTACGAAGTGCTGGGTGTAGAAAGGAGCGCTTCAGACAAG
It contains:
- the recN gene encoding DNA repair protein RecN yields the protein MLNQISISNYAIVDHLNLDINPGMTAITGETGAGKSIMLDALGLALGGRAGSDCVRDGADRADIRACFDLQRIPAAIEWLQERDYDSEHAGGSESSASECILRRVVTREGRSRGYINGIPVTLAELKGLGELLIDIHSQHAHQSLLKKSNHAELLDEFSGSLALSREVADMAADYRQTSAQLHTLLSDQQDREERVQLLSYQLHELEQLNLQPGEVEQLEQEHRQQSQAGATLSACHQITRVCTSDDGDNLLQQLSFCLHRLSELQVEHAAINNSLEMLSSAQIQVEEAVGELNHFIDHFDADPQRAREIEDRLSAIFDLARKHRIQPEALLEKQQQISEELEKVQCHDEQVADLELSLEQLQKKHNQLAEKLSARRRAAARKLEKQVSERIALLGMPKGKFCVELTDIPDRTVASQGFEFIEFLVTTNPGQPPRALAKVASGGELSRISLAIQVIIAQTASTPTLVFDEVDVGIGGGTAEIVGSMLREVGKKGQVLCVTHQPQVASQAHQHLHVSKKVSRKASSTRILELDGEHRVHEIARMLGGVELTAPTLSHAQEMLFQAQVQAV
- the grpE gene encoding nucleotide exchange factor GrpE, encoding MTVENTKAEDQAEQPEANETEISADAEAAVDPILEEAADSEDQAEEQANDDSAKRIEELEEQLAQAKDQALRAHAEAMNTKRRAEQDVEKAHKFALEKFVNELIPVVESLEKGIESAEQGEGQHETMLEGMRLTHKQLLDALAKFSVEQVNPEGQPFDPNFHQAISMVPNPDMEPNTVMNVFQKGYTLHGRVIRPAMVVVSKAA